In Qipengyuania psychrotolerans, one DNA window encodes the following:
- the recR gene encoding recombination mediator RecR, which translates to MASQEIETLASALARLPGLGPRSARRAVLWLVKRRESALPALLEALATVGEALVECDTCGNVDTTNPCGICADSRRDGKGLCVVEDVADLWALDRAKLFTGKYHVLGGKLSALDGIRPEDLNIANLLSRVEQGGVDEVVLAMNATLEGQTTAHYIAERLEGFPIRITQLAHGLPVGGELDYLDEGTLAQALRARRPLG; encoded by the coding sequence ATGGCATCGCAAGAGATCGAGACACTGGCATCCGCGCTGGCGCGCCTTCCCGGCCTTGGCCCGCGCAGCGCGCGCCGCGCTGTTTTGTGGCTGGTCAAACGCCGCGAAAGTGCACTTCCCGCGCTGCTCGAAGCACTGGCGACAGTGGGCGAGGCGCTGGTTGAATGCGACACCTGCGGCAATGTGGACACCACCAACCCTTGCGGTATCTGCGCCGACTCGCGCCGCGACGGTAAGGGATTGTGCGTGGTGGAGGACGTGGCCGATCTGTGGGCGCTGGACCGGGCCAAGCTGTTTACCGGCAAGTATCACGTGCTGGGCGGGAAACTGTCGGCGCTCGATGGAATTCGCCCGGAAGATTTGAACATCGCCAACCTCCTGTCGCGCGTGGAGCAGGGCGGGGTGGACGAAGTCGTCCTCGCGATGAACGCAACGCTCGAAGGGCAGACCACCGCGCATTACATTGCCGAGCGGCTGGAAGGCTTCCCCATCCGCATCACCCAGCTAGCCCACGGCCTGCCGGTCGGGGGCGAACTCGACTACCTCGACGAAGGCACTTTGGCGCAGGCGCTAAGGGCTCGCAGGCCGCTTGGCTGA
- the rmuC gene encoding DNA recombination protein RmuC — translation MDPTIIAIVALVLGLGLGIFLGNRFGSAPAADWRARHEQRDAEAKDLSEKLSRMAPELATMSDRAARSDELAAKLDAARDENTALKAERAGFEEQKRLLEESRANLLKEFENTGAKVLGAAQEKFLERANERLGHSEKTSEAKIRELLQPVGDRLKKYEDQVAALEEKRTNAFSSLATQIEQMRLGQEEVRREAQRLGNSLTNAPKARGRWGERALQNVLEQCGLSEHTDFILEHSVDTESGRLRPDAIVNVPGQKQLVIDSKVSLNAYQAAFEADDDDERKRHLDLHAKSMRGHVQTLGSKSYQSQFDDAPDYVVMFVPGEHFVAAALEHDPELWDFAFRNKVLLATPTNLVAIARTVAQVWRQDTIAQEAVEIGKAGAELYDRLAVAAEHMKRVGGGLETAVNNYNKFVGSFERNVLSAGRRLSEKGIEIGKREIEEVPKVEATPRYNAEDAALIENADKDGREAAE, via the coding sequence ATGGACCCCACAATTATCGCCATCGTCGCACTCGTCCTCGGCCTCGGGCTGGGAATTTTCCTGGGTAACCGATTTGGTTCGGCCCCGGCGGCTGACTGGCGGGCACGCCATGAACAGCGCGATGCCGAAGCCAAGGACCTTTCGGAAAAACTGTCGCGCATGGCGCCTGAATTGGCGACAATGTCGGACCGCGCCGCACGATCGGATGAATTGGCTGCCAAACTCGACGCCGCGCGTGATGAAAATACCGCGTTGAAAGCCGAGCGGGCAGGGTTTGAAGAACAAAAGCGCCTCCTGGAAGAAAGCCGCGCGAACCTGCTCAAGGAATTCGAAAACACCGGTGCCAAGGTGCTGGGTGCGGCGCAGGAAAAATTCCTCGAGCGTGCGAACGAGCGGCTGGGGCACTCGGAAAAGACCTCGGAAGCCAAGATCAGGGAATTGCTGCAACCTGTCGGCGATCGCCTGAAGAAATACGAAGATCAGGTGGCTGCGCTGGAGGAAAAGCGCACCAACGCCTTTTCCTCGCTGGCCACCCAGATCGAACAGATGCGGCTGGGCCAGGAAGAGGTCAGGCGTGAGGCGCAGCGGCTTGGCAATTCGCTGACGAATGCTCCCAAGGCCCGCGGACGCTGGGGGGAACGGGCGCTCCAGAATGTGCTCGAACAATGCGGGCTCTCCGAACACACCGATTTCATCCTCGAACATTCGGTCGACACCGAAAGCGGGCGTCTGCGCCCTGATGCGATCGTCAATGTGCCGGGCCAGAAGCAGCTCGTGATTGACTCCAAGGTCTCGCTGAATGCCTATCAGGCCGCATTCGAGGCGGATGACGATGATGAGCGCAAGCGCCACCTCGATCTTCACGCCAAGTCGATGCGGGGCCACGTGCAGACGCTCGGCTCGAAAAGCTACCAGAGCCAGTTCGACGACGCGCCCGACTATGTCGTGATGTTCGTGCCGGGCGAACATTTCGTCGCTGCCGCACTGGAACATGATCCGGAGCTGTGGGACTTTGCTTTCCGTAACAAGGTTTTGCTGGCCACGCCGACCAATCTGGTCGCCATCGCGCGCACGGTCGCGCAGGTCTGGCGGCAGGACACGATTGCGCAAGAAGCGGTGGAGATCGGCAAGGCCGGTGCCGAGCTTTACGATCGTCTCGCAGTTGCCGCAGAACATATGAAACGTGTCGGCGGCGGGCTGGAAACGGCGGTCAATAATTACAATAAGTTCGTCGGTAGCTTCGAACGCAATGTCCTGTCGGCCGGCCGCCGGTTGTCGGAAAAGGGCATCGAAATCGGCAAGCGCGAGATCGAGGAAGTACCAAAGGTCGAGGCAACCCCTCGCTATAACGCCGAAG
- a CDS encoding peptide deformylase translates to MAIREILEVPDPRLKTVSEPVTEFDDELKTLVDDMFETMYAAPGIGLAAIQVGVPKRLLVIDLQPEDPDGEPVECSHDGHKHTHPATKLEPRVFVNPEILDPAEDLATYQEGCLSVPEIFADVDRPATCRVRYQDLDGKVHEEGLEGLMATCIQHEMDHLEGILFIDHLSRLKRNMALKKLKKMREYA, encoded by the coding sequence ATGGCTATCCGTGAAATTCTTGAAGTGCCGGATCCCCGGCTCAAAACCGTGTCCGAACCCGTCACCGAATTCGATGACGAGCTGAAAACGCTCGTCGATGACATGTTCGAAACGATGTATGCTGCGCCCGGTATCGGCCTCGCCGCAATCCAGGTCGGCGTGCCGAAACGCTTGCTCGTGATCGATCTCCAGCCGGAAGATCCCGACGGTGAACCGGTCGAATGCAGTCATGATGGGCACAAGCACACGCATCCCGCCACCAAGCTGGAGCCGCGCGTTTTCGTGAACCCGGAAATTCTCGATCCGGCAGAAGACTTGGCAACCTATCAGGAAGGCTGCCTGTCGGTCCCCGAAATCTTCGCCGATGTCGACCGCCCCGCTACCTGCCGGGTGCGGTATCAGGACCTCGACGGCAAGGTGCACGAAGAAGGGCTGGAAGGCTTGATGGCCACCTGTATCCAGCACGAGATGGACCACCTCGAAGGAATCCTGTTCATCGACCATCTCTCGCGCCTGAAGCGCAACATGGCGCTGAAGAAGCTGAAAAAGATGCGCGAATACGCGTGA